One stretch of Streptomyces agglomeratus DNA includes these proteins:
- the rsrA gene encoding mycothiol system anti-sigma-R factor yields the protein MSCGEPHETDCSEVLDHLYEFLDHEMPDSDCTKFEVHFEECSPCLEKYGLEQAVKKLVKRCCGSDDVPADLRSKVMGRIDLIRSGQAVPEQDVTATAAPDLPAAAREA from the coding sequence ATGAGCTGCGGAGAGCCGCACGAGACTGACTGCTCAGAGGTCCTGGATCATCTCTACGAGTTCCTCGACCACGAGATGCCTGACAGCGACTGCACCAAGTTCGAAGTGCACTTCGAGGAGTGCTCGCCGTGTCTGGAGAAGTACGGCCTCGAACAGGCCGTGAAGAAGCTGGTGAAGCGCTGCTGCGGCAGTGACGACGTACCGGCGGACCTGCGATCCAAGGTCATGGGGCGCATCGACCTGATCCGGTCGGGGCAGGCCGTCCCCGAGCAGGACGTCACGGCCACGGCGGCGCCCGATCTGCCGGCCGCCGCCCGCGAGGC